In a genomic window of Aggregatimonas sangjinii:
- a CDS encoding alpha-isopropylmalate synthase regulatory domain-containing protein, whose product MKRTIEIMDTTLRDGEQTSGVSFSASEKLTLAKLLLDELKVDRIEVASARVSEGELDAVKQITSWAKSQGYLDRIEVLTFIDGGVSLEWMKKAGAKVQNLLTKGSLNHLTHQLKKTPEQHFKAIAKVIAQAKKQRITTNVYLEDWSNGMRNSKKYVFEYLDFLATQPIKRVLLPDTLGIITHTETYEYLSEIVQQYPKMHFDFHGHNDYDLGVANIMEAVKAGCHGLHLTVNGMGERAGNAPMASAIAVINDFLPEMKINVNEKALYKVSKLVSAFTGVGIPSNKPIVGDNVFTQTAGIHADGDSKNNLYFSNLMPERFGRKRKYALGKMSGKANIQKNLQELGLTLNDDELKKVTARIIELGDKKERVTKEDLPYIISDVLDTDFKQSVFVKSYVLTHAKGLQPSTTLSMEINGKTYEENASGDGQYDAFMNALHKVYASQKKALPTLTDYAVRIPPGSNSDALCETIITWEMDGKEFTSRGLDSDQTVSAIKATEKMLNLIAP is encoded by the coding sequence ATGAAAAGAACCATCGAAATCATGGATACCACCCTACGGGATGGCGAACAAACCTCCGGGGTATCCTTTTCCGCCTCTGAAAAACTAACCCTGGCCAAACTATTGCTCGACGAGTTGAAGGTCGACCGTATCGAAGTGGCCTCGGCACGTGTCTCGGAAGGCGAACTGGACGCGGTAAAGCAAATCACCTCATGGGCGAAGTCTCAGGGCTATTTAGACCGAATCGAGGTATTGACCTTCATCGATGGCGGGGTTTCCTTGGAATGGATGAAAAAAGCCGGTGCGAAAGTGCAGAACTTATTGACCAAGGGTTCGTTGAACCATTTAACGCACCAGCTCAAAAAGACCCCCGAACAACATTTTAAAGCCATTGCCAAGGTCATCGCGCAGGCCAAAAAGCAGCGGATAACTACCAACGTATATTTGGAGGATTGGAGCAATGGTATGCGCAACTCGAAGAAATATGTGTTTGAATACCTCGATTTTCTAGCCACTCAGCCCATAAAGCGAGTGCTGCTCCCCGATACGCTCGGAATCATTACCCATACGGAAACCTATGAGTACCTTTCCGAAATCGTGCAACAGTATCCCAAAATGCATTTCGATTTTCACGGGCACAACGATTACGATCTTGGGGTGGCCAATATCATGGAGGCGGTAAAAGCGGGTTGTCACGGACTCCACCTTACCGTAAACGGCATGGGAGAACGCGCCGGGAATGCGCCTATGGCCAGCGCTATCGCGGTCATCAACGACTTCCTTCCCGAAATGAAAATCAATGTCAACGAAAAAGCACTCTACAAAGTAAGCAAACTCGTCTCGGCTTTTACAGGAGTCGGCATTCCTTCGAACAAACCGATAGTTGGGGATAATGTTTTTACACAAACCGCTGGTATACACGCCGATGGCGATAGTAAAAATAACCTATACTTTAGCAATCTGATGCCGGAACGTTTCGGCCGTAAACGGAAATACGCCTTGGGAAAAATGTCCGGGAAAGCCAATATCCAAAAGAATTTACAGGAGCTCGGACTGACGTTGAACGATGACGAACTGAAAAAAGTCACCGCGCGTATCATAGAACTAGGGGATAAAAAAGAACGGGTCACTAAAGAGGACCTACCGTACATCATTTCGGACGTGTTGGATACCGATTTCAAGCAAAGTGTTTTTGTAAAGTCCTATGTACTCACCCACGCGAAAGGTTTGCAGCCCTCCACTACCCTTTCCATGGAAATCAATGGAAAGACCTATGAAGAAAACGCTTCAGGTGATGGGCAGTACGATGCCTTTATGAATGCGCTACACAAGGTATATGCCTCCCAAAAAAAGGCTTTGCCGACCTTAACGGACTACGCCGTACGTATTCCACCCGGAAGTAATTCCGATGCGCTTTGCGAGACCATCATCACCTGGGAAATGGATGGAAAGGAGTTCACCTCCCGCGGCTTGGATTCCGACCAGACGGTAAGTGCGATCAAGGCGACGGAGAAGATGTTGAATTTAATAGCCCCCTAG
- a CDS encoding AAA family ATPase, which translates to MNQQSDQGKKIVNTSFDINVEQYFKLTTEIFEKLLNQSLTLKGGNSHLGLALKLMSTNFFDISYDIRYDDTFNQMSEGKKAFVVLMLLLDFSDKDCPILIDQPEDDLDNRAIYKELVKYLKKKKKERQIIVVTHNPNIVVGADSEQVIVANQNGVDTKNENGAKFQYVSGSLENSKEADEGIEIILERQGIKEHVCEILEGGNEAFKQREIKYDLK; encoded by the coding sequence GTGAACCAACAGAGTGACCAAGGAAAAAAAATTGTAAATACCTCATTTGATATAAATGTTGAACAATATTTTAAGTTAACTACCGAGATTTTTGAAAAACTTCTTAATCAATCTCTAACACTAAAAGGTGGGAACTCACATTTAGGCTTAGCCTTAAAATTAATGTCTACAAATTTCTTTGATATTTCCTACGATATACGCTATGATGATACATTTAATCAAATGTCGGAAGGTAAAAAAGCATTTGTAGTTCTAATGCTGTTATTGGACTTTAGCGACAAAGACTGTCCTATACTAATTGACCAGCCCGAAGATGATTTAGATAATCGTGCAATTTACAAAGAGCTAGTTAAGTACCTGAAAAAGAAGAAAAAGGAAAGACAAATAATAGTCGTAACTCATAATCCGAATATCGTTGTTGGTGCTGACTCAGAACAAGTAATTGTCGCAAATCAAAATGGAGTTGACACAAAAAACGAAAATGGAGCTAAATTCCAGTACGTATCGGGAAGTCTGGAAAACTCAAAAGAAGCTGATGAAGGAATTGAAATAATTTTAGAAAGACAAGGAATAAAAGAGCACGTTTGTGAAATCCTTGAAGGTGGAAACGAAGCTTTCAAACAACGTGAAATAAAATACGATTTGAAATAA
- a CDS encoding ester cyclase — MRNVLFVLSLLVLLSCGETSTTDTNAQTTAELQQYKDLDAAEESTQKFIQEYIRAVNASDWKTTLPKYLPYDPEAFIAEHTAFRTSFPNYAATIKHLVVEGNRGVVWLNVTANYAKTYSLKSPDAAYGDDYLKGIEAENQALSWEEAWYFDVVDGKFGNEWDFLKDNHAVLKALNAAQK, encoded by the coding sequence ATGAGAAACGTACTATTTGTTTTGAGTCTGTTGGTGCTTCTATCATGTGGCGAAACGTCGACCACGGATACTAATGCGCAGACCACTGCCGAGCTGCAGCAATATAAAGATTTGGATGCTGCCGAAGAAAGCACTCAAAAATTCATTCAGGAGTACATACGAGCCGTGAACGCCTCGGATTGGAAAACAACGCTACCGAAATACCTGCCGTACGACCCGGAAGCATTTATAGCGGAACACACTGCCTTTAGAACGTCGTTTCCCAATTACGCAGCAACCATCAAACATTTGGTGGTCGAGGGAAATAGGGGCGTTGTATGGCTCAATGTTACCGCCAACTACGCCAAAACCTACTCCTTAAAAAGCCCTGACGCCGCCTATGGCGATGATTATTTGAAAGGGATAGAAGCCGAAAACCAAGCACTTTCTTGGGAAGAAGCCTGGTACTTTGATGTGGTGGATGGAAAATTCGGAAACGAGTGGGATTTTTTAAAGGACAATCATGCGGTGCTCAAGGCCTTGAATGCGGCACAAAAATGA
- a CDS encoding IS3 family transposase — translation MISKDHSNLSIAKQSELLKLHRSGLYYKPKGESELNLELMRLMDEHYADHYFKGAKRMHTWLTMDKGYKVNQKRIDRLYYRVMGLSAIMPGKHTSRRNKAHKVYPYLLRNLKVYRPNQVWATDITYIPMRKGFMYLVAIIDLHSRYVLNWSVSNTMDAQWCKETLEVAMTKHGKPEIVNTDQGSQFTSEVFTHLVLSNDIKLSMDGKGRAIDNVFIERLWRSVKYESIYLNPPDSGIDLYEQLNGYFDYYNNRRRHQGIDNQIPFKRYLKQQQKAA, via the coding sequence ATGATAAGCAAGGATCATTCCAACCTAAGTATCGCAAAACAGAGCGAGCTTTTGAAATTGCACCGTTCAGGTCTTTATTATAAGCCCAAGGGCGAGAGTGAACTGAACCTGGAACTCATGCGCTTGATGGACGAACATTACGCCGACCACTATTTTAAAGGGGCCAAACGTATGCACACTTGGCTGACCATGGACAAGGGATACAAAGTGAACCAAAAGCGTATAGATCGTTTGTATTACCGTGTAATGGGCCTGAGTGCCATTATGCCGGGAAAGCATACTTCCAGGCGCAACAAGGCCCATAAAGTGTATCCTTACCTGCTCAGGAACCTGAAGGTCTATAGACCGAACCAGGTATGGGCAACCGATATCACCTATATACCGATGCGCAAAGGTTTCATGTACTTGGTAGCCATCATAGACCTGCATAGCCGTTATGTATTGAACTGGTCAGTGTCCAATACCATGGACGCACAATGGTGCAAAGAAACCTTGGAAGTGGCTATGACGAAACATGGAAAGCCGGAAATCGTCAATACCGATCAGGGCAGTCAGTTTACCTCCGAGGTGTTTACACATCTGGTCTTGTCAAATGATATCAAGCTGAGTATGGACGGTAAGGGAAGGGCCATAGACAATGTGTTTATAGAACGGCTGTGGAGAAGCGTTAAATATGAAAGTATCTATCTCAATCCCCCAGACTCAGGAATCGATCTATACGAACAACTCAACGGATATTTTGACTATTACAATAACAGAAGAAGACATCAGGGAATCGACAATCAAATACCTTTTAAAAGGTATTTGAAACAACAACAAAAAGCAGCATAA
- the leuB gene encoding 3-isopropylmalate dehydrogenase, with translation MKLNIALLAGDGIGPEVIDQAVKVCDAVAKKFNHDLNWQPALTGAAAIDAVGEPYPDETHEICVNADAVLFGAIGHPRFDNDPSAKVRPEQGLLKMRQKLGLFANVRPTFTFPSLIDKSPLKRERIEGTDLLILRELTGGVYFGERGRKDDGNTAFDTMTYTRAEIQRLAKKGFEIAMTRSKRLCCVDKANVLESSRLWRETVQAMEKDYPEVEVSYEFVDAVAMRLVQWPSDYDVMITANLFGDILTDEASVISGSMGLMPSSSIGEKARLYEPIHGSYPQAAGKDIANPLATVLSAAMLFEDFGLTEEAKEIRRVVNKSLAEGIVTEDLADGAKAYKTSEVGDWLAASI, from the coding sequence ATGAAACTAAACATTGCCCTATTGGCCGGCGACGGAATCGGCCCCGAAGTAATCGACCAAGCCGTAAAAGTATGTGATGCCGTAGCGAAAAAATTCAACCACGACCTGAATTGGCAACCTGCCCTGACAGGGGCTGCCGCTATCGATGCGGTTGGGGAACCCTATCCCGACGAGACCCATGAGATTTGTGTCAATGCCGACGCGGTCTTGTTCGGTGCCATCGGCCACCCGCGCTTCGACAACGACCCTTCGGCCAAAGTACGCCCCGAACAGGGACTTTTGAAGATGAGGCAAAAATTAGGCTTGTTCGCCAATGTACGGCCGACCTTTACCTTTCCATCCCTAATCGATAAATCACCTTTGAAACGGGAACGTATCGAAGGGACCGATTTGTTGATTTTACGAGAACTGACCGGAGGGGTTTACTTCGGGGAGCGCGGCAGAAAAGATGACGGGAATACCGCTTTTGATACGATGACCTATACCCGGGCCGAAATTCAACGGTTGGCCAAAAAAGGATTTGAAATCGCCATGACACGTTCAAAACGCCTTTGTTGTGTGGACAAGGCCAATGTGTTGGAATCTTCCCGACTATGGCGCGAGACCGTACAAGCCATGGAAAAGGACTATCCAGAAGTTGAAGTCTCCTATGAGTTCGTGGATGCCGTCGCTATGCGTTTGGTACAGTGGCCCAGCGACTATGATGTGATGATTACCGCCAATCTGTTCGGGGATATCCTAACGGATGAGGCCTCGGTCATTTCAGGGTCCATGGGCTTAATGCCATCCTCTTCCATCGGGGAAAAAGCGCGCCTGTACGAGCCCATTCACGGTTCCTACCCCCAAGCGGCAGGAAAGGATATCGCCAACCCCTTGGCCACCGTACTTTCGGCTGCCATGCTCTTCGAGGATTTCGGCTTGACGGAGGAAGCCAAGGAAATCCGCCGCGTGGTGAACAAATCCCTGGCAGAAGGCATTGTAACCGAAGATCTGGCCGATGGCGCCAAGGCCTATAAAACCAGTGAGGTCGGGGATTGGTTGGCAGCGAGCATTTGA
- a CDS encoding helix-turn-helix domain-containing protein → MGFQVTADLVPLFRGLVTGLQPFAAAQEVRLVFQTEVASLCASYNPEQVLSEITVLLSRVITFTPQSYAVFVSLGQCAEHPEHSLVAIENTGVDLSKMGEILSAVRHGLTVTRLEKGTRFTVMIPTKANSGTSKAVARNGTLLPKQYPMYHAVINKRLASYFSNTANFESAAEKKGASEGVFLKKVNAVIYSHMRDADFKVDSLASAMALSRTQLFRKIKALTQRSPQQYLRFVRLERAKKLLQSNEKDLNVSEVCYAVGFASKSHFTRSFQKEFGFKPSDYK, encoded by the coding sequence TTGGGATTTCAAGTAACAGCCGATTTAGTCCCCCTTTTTCGAGGTCTCGTCACTGGGCTACAACCCTTTGCGGCCGCGCAGGAGGTACGTCTGGTGTTTCAAACGGAGGTCGCGAGTCTGTGTGCTTCCTATAATCCCGAGCAGGTGCTTTCTGAAATTACGGTGTTGTTGAGCCGTGTCATCACCTTTACCCCGCAATCCTATGCCGTTTTCGTTTCTTTGGGCCAATGTGCCGAGCATCCCGAGCACAGTTTGGTAGCTATTGAGAATACCGGGGTCGACCTTTCCAAAATGGGCGAAATCCTATCCGCCGTACGCCACGGATTGACTGTCACGCGCTTGGAAAAAGGGACCCGTTTTACGGTCATGATTCCCACCAAGGCGAACAGCGGTACTAGCAAAGCCGTTGCACGCAACGGGACCTTGTTGCCAAAGCAGTACCCAATGTACCATGCCGTTATCAATAAACGTTTGGCATCCTATTTTTCGAATACGGCCAATTTTGAAAGCGCAGCTGAGAAAAAAGGGGCCAGTGAGGGTGTTTTCTTGAAAAAGGTGAATGCGGTCATCTATTCCCATATGCGCGATGCCGATTTTAAGGTTGATTCCTTGGCCAGTGCGATGGCCTTGAGCCGCACCCAGCTCTTTCGTAAAATAAAGGCCTTGACCCAAAGGTCGCCCCAACAATACCTGCGTTTTGTGCGCCTGGAAAGGGCGAAAAAGCTCTTGCAATCCAATGAAAAAGATTTGAATGTCAGTGAAGTCTGCTACGCCGTCGGTTTTGCCAGTAAAAGTCATTTTACCCGTTCGTTTCAAAAGGAATTCGGGTTTAAACCTTCGGATTATAAATAA
- the trhA gene encoding PAQR family membrane homeostasis protein TrhA produces the protein MRPYESITPIKQELVNSIVHGFGIIFGVVSIPILIAFAIKSDNTPGIIGAAVYGFCFLQLFTCSTLYHGFQHVQAKRIFEILDHISIYFLIAGTYTPFLLIYMNSAFGISLLSILWGLTALGIIFQIFFTGRFRIISTLVYIAMGGIMVVGGRTFFENIPSDILTMILIGCAMYLVGVIFYLWDRYPYSHAVWHFFVLAAAVCHYVAILLAVF, from the coding sequence ATGCGTCCTTATGAGTCCATTACCCCGATCAAACAAGAACTGGTCAACAGTATCGTACACGGTTTCGGGATTATTTTCGGGGTGGTCAGCATTCCGATCTTGATCGCTTTTGCCATTAAGAGTGACAATACTCCCGGCATTATCGGGGCGGCGGTCTACGGCTTTTGTTTTTTACAATTGTTTACCTGCTCGACGCTATACCACGGTTTTCAGCACGTACAGGCCAAACGTATCTTCGAAATCCTGGACCATATCAGCATCTATTTCCTGATCGCGGGAACCTATACCCCATTTCTATTGATTTATATGAATAGTGCCTTTGGCATTAGCCTGCTCTCCATTTTATGGGGCCTCACCGCCTTGGGCATCATTTTTCAGATATTTTTTACGGGCAGGTTCCGGATTATTTCAACGCTGGTTTATATCGCGATGGGCGGAATTATGGTGGTCGGGGGACGGACCTTCTTTGAAAATATCCCTTCCGATATCCTTACCATGATCCTGATTGGATGTGCGATGTACCTGGTAGGGGTCATTTTTTACCTATGGGATCGATATCCGTACAGTCACGCCGTATGGCACTTTTTCGTTCTGGCTGCCGCTGTTTGTCATTATGTGGCTATTTTGTTGGCGGTTTTTTGA
- a CDS encoding diacylglycerol/lipid kinase family protein, with amino-acid sequence MKIVFVVNNKNNRFKKVLPKLEQYARQANIGSVQFHHTQRKQHAIDLTHQAVTEGCDVIIAVGGDGTLHEVINGLLQSSLPASAYPAVGLLPQGSANDFARTAGLSSSIEALFQLIRSNSTRPIDLGKIYLHDTQESRYFINIASLGLGPEVVQGLERSSSWFGPGFQYFQQIIKTFFRYTKKTIRCSSNNWTWEGKLLQMAVANGRFFGNAICIAPEAQLSDGQLQLALFGDLSIWDYLRNIGKLKKGIKIAHPQVHYHTAKEVRVESSDACGIEADGEYVGLVPATFSILPNAIRFVMPSNTD; translated from the coding sequence ATGAAAATCGTCTTTGTCGTCAACAACAAGAATAACCGCTTTAAAAAGGTGCTTCCGAAGCTGGAGCAGTATGCGCGACAGGCGAATATTGGCAGTGTACAATTTCATCATACCCAACGGAAACAACACGCCATCGATTTGACCCACCAAGCGGTTACGGAGGGCTGCGATGTTATCATCGCCGTCGGGGGCGACGGTACCTTGCATGAAGTCATCAACGGCCTGTTGCAAAGTAGCCTTCCGGCAAGTGCCTACCCAGCGGTCGGACTGCTTCCGCAGGGGTCGGCCAATGATTTTGCCAGAACGGCGGGGCTTTCCAGTTCCATTGAGGCCCTCTTTCAGCTGATACGATCCAATTCCACCAGACCCATCGACCTCGGTAAAATTTATCTGCATGACACTCAGGAAAGCCGCTATTTTATCAATATCGCAAGCTTGGGACTCGGGCCGGAAGTGGTACAAGGTTTGGAACGGTCCTCCAGCTGGTTCGGGCCCGGCTTTCAGTACTTCCAGCAAATCATCAAAACCTTTTTTCGCTATACCAAGAAAACGATCCGTTGTAGCAGTAACAACTGGACATGGGAAGGCAAATTGTTGCAAATGGCCGTGGCCAACGGGCGCTTTTTTGGCAATGCCATATGTATCGCCCCAGAGGCCCAGCTTTCTGACGGACAGTTGCAGCTTGCCTTATTCGGCGATTTGAGCATTTGGGATTACCTTAGAAATATCGGTAAATTAAAAAAGGGGATAAAAATCGCCCATCCGCAGGTACACTATCATACCGCCAAAGAAGTACGTGTCGAAAGTAGCGATGCCTGTGGTATCGAAGCCGATGGCGAGTACGTAGGCCTTGTCCCGGCCACATTCAGCATACTGCCCAATGCCATCCGCTTTGTAATGCCATCGAATACCGACTGA
- a CDS encoding TPM domain-containing protein, whose protein sequence is MKQSSLQYRYWVAVCFCCTVGTGFAQTPVINLDSVAEATPPNIELQSLEETVTDRPYPIFTPPSYSAGQQSYAIADVPRPRGEGIFGYVSDPNDDIDAAAELRLNQLLYDLEEKSSVEVAVVMLPSTGEEVPKDFAVELFAKWGIGKNDTDNGLLILTVMDQRRTEFEVGYGLEPILTDVVCYRIGVNEIVPYFKQGDYGGGLLSAVRRIKEFLENPAAIEEVYGYGVAYEEESSYNFGKGTLFLLLYTLICFVFGFRYYGSAYDIERSKDDYYDKYHRLHKLKFGCLHFLFPLPLLFFSKMVEKRLKRYRYGPRFSKINGKPLVLKNDYDEIDYLKEVELLEESLKALEYDVWVTEDESDLMVLEYEGANGRKYSDCEECSYKTYGKLKSIVTKTATYSHEGERIDYYECRNCNYKNEKVVVLAQKVSESSSSSSSGSSSYSSSSSSSSSSFGGGSSGGGGAGVSW, encoded by the coding sequence ATGAAACAGTCTTCTTTACAATACCGGTACTGGGTAGCAGTATGCTTTTGCTGTACCGTCGGTACTGGCTTCGCCCAGACGCCTGTCATCAATCTGGATTCCGTTGCCGAAGCAACACCGCCTAACATTGAATTGCAGAGCCTAGAGGAAACCGTAACGGATAGGCCCTATCCCATTTTCACCCCTCCCAGCTATTCCGCAGGCCAACAGTCGTATGCCATCGCCGATGTCCCAAGGCCACGTGGCGAAGGTATTTTCGGCTATGTCTCCGACCCGAACGATGATATAGATGCTGCGGCAGAGCTCCGCTTGAACCAACTGCTCTACGACTTGGAGGAAAAGTCCTCCGTAGAGGTCGCCGTAGTGATGCTGCCCAGTACCGGGGAGGAGGTACCAAAGGATTTTGCGGTGGAGCTGTTCGCGAAATGGGGGATCGGAAAGAACGATACCGACAACGGCCTTTTGATTTTGACCGTAATGGACCAACGCCGTACCGAATTCGAGGTCGGGTATGGCCTGGAACCCATCCTTACTGATGTGGTCTGTTACCGTATCGGGGTGAATGAAATCGTACCCTATTTTAAACAAGGCGATTACGGCGGCGGATTGTTGAGTGCCGTCCGACGCATCAAGGAATTTTTGGAAAACCCCGCAGCCATCGAAGAGGTTTATGGCTATGGCGTGGCCTACGAGGAAGAGTCCTCGTATAACTTTGGGAAAGGCACCCTGTTCCTGCTCCTATACACCTTGATCTGTTTCGTTTTCGGCTTTCGGTATTATGGTTCGGCCTATGATATTGAACGCTCTAAAGACGACTACTACGACAAATACCATCGGTTGCACAAGCTAAAATTCGGTTGCCTACATTTCTTGTTTCCGCTTCCGCTACTGTTCTTTTCCAAAATGGTTGAAAAAAGACTGAAACGCTACCGCTACGGGCCGCGTTTTAGTAAAATCAACGGGAAACCCTTGGTACTAAAGAACGATTATGACGAAATCGACTATCTCAAAGAGGTAGAACTGTTGGAGGAATCCCTAAAAGCCCTGGAATACGATGTGTGGGTCACCGAGGATGAGAGCGATTTGATGGTGTTGGAATATGAGGGCGCCAATGGCCGTAAGTATTCCGATTGCGAGGAGTGCAGCTATAAGACCTACGGCAAACTCAAATCGATCGTGACGAAGACGGCTACCTACAGCCATGAAGGGGAACGCATCGATTACTACGAATGCCGGAATTGCAATTACAAAAATGAAAAGGTGGTCGTATTAGCCCAGAAAGTAAGTGAGAGTTCCTCATCTTCGTCCTCGGGTTCATCGTCCTATTCTTCCTCTTCAAGCAGTTCATCTTCCAGTTTCGGTGGCGGAAGCTCCGGTGGGGGTGGCGCTGGAGTGAGTTGGTAG
- a CDS encoding serine hydrolase domain-containing protein, producing MQRSKILVGAVGVVVLLAIGLASMTMATETDASQDTASGPTPVALQKEQEKARKYASRKLELQKALRRYFEKAIQSGEIVGAGVSIVKGDSIVISDGFGKRKSSEAKKVNGETVFRLGSLSKGFAGLLAADLKSEGKIDWQDKLTDYLPEFQLGDEANTANIKISHILSHSSGTPYHSFTNLVEAGLSPAEIAKRFHEVRPQNVPGKQYSYQNAMFALSQEVVRKATGKDVKSALQTRFFTPLGMETTSMDHKTLQETENVAVPHGKAKNGWRSLPLKDRYYNAVVAGGIDASALDMAKWMRFILGHNPEVMTAEAIAEVFQPVIELRANNKYYQRWPGHVTSSYGYGWRIHQFKDTETDKDYTIWHHGGSVNNYRNEIAIYPEADLGICVLLNGNSRLASTVIPDVHRLIKNIYN from the coding sequence ATGCAGCGTTCTAAAATCTTGGTGGGAGCGGTAGGCGTGGTAGTGCTTTTGGCCATTGGCCTGGCTTCCATGACGATGGCAACGGAAACGGACGCGTCTCAGGATACGGCTTCAGGCCCTACGCCGGTAGCACTTCAAAAGGAGCAGGAAAAGGCACGAAAGTATGCTTCCCGAAAGCTGGAATTACAGAAAGCCTTACGGCGCTATTTCGAAAAAGCGATACAATCGGGTGAAATCGTCGGTGCAGGCGTCAGTATCGTCAAAGGGGATTCCATAGTCATTTCCGATGGTTTTGGAAAACGCAAAAGTAGCGAAGCTAAAAAAGTTAACGGGGAAACTGTTTTTCGATTGGGTTCCTTGTCCAAGGGTTTTGCCGGTCTTTTGGCGGCGGATTTAAAGTCGGAGGGTAAAATCGATTGGCAGGACAAACTCACCGATTACCTTCCTGAATTCCAGTTGGGCGACGAAGCGAATACGGCCAACATCAAGATTTCCCATATATTATCGCACAGTTCGGGCACGCCCTACCATAGTTTTACCAATCTAGTGGAAGCAGGACTCTCCCCAGCGGAAATCGCCAAGCGCTTTCATGAGGTCCGTCCGCAAAATGTACCCGGGAAACAATACAGCTATCAGAATGCCATGTTCGCGCTCTCGCAAGAGGTGGTGCGAAAAGCGACAGGAAAGGACGTGAAATCGGCTTTACAAACCCGATTCTTCACTCCCTTGGGCATGGAGACGACTTCCATGGACCATAAAACATTGCAAGAAACCGAGAATGTGGCGGTACCCCATGGAAAGGCCAAAAACGGCTGGAGGAGTTTGCCGCTAAAGGACAGGTATTATAACGCCGTGGTCGCAGGCGGCATTGACGCAAGTGCGCTCGATATGGCCAAATGGATGCGGTTTATTTTGGGCCATAATCCGGAAGTCATGACCGCGGAAGCCATCGCCGAAGTCTTTCAGCCGGTCATCGAACTGAGGGCAAACAACAAATACTACCAACGTTGGCCGGGGCATGTCACCTCTTCGTACGGCTATGGTTGGCGCATACATCAATTTAAGGATACGGAGACCGATAAAGATTATACCATCTGGCATCATGGCGGGAGTGTCAACAACTATAGAAACGAAATCGCCATCTATCCCGAAGCTGACTTGGGCATTTGTGTTTTGCTCAATGGAAACTCCAGGTTGGCCAGCACCGTCATTCCGGATGTGCATCGCCTAATCAAAAACATTTACAACTAG
- a CDS encoding ester cyclase, with translation MDNLKKNREFILRYFNALSGKDKTRELCEQFTNDEKLLEHIAFFEGAFPKYELFVEEMVTEGNKVVVQARATGVHQGALNGIPPTGKKMDLPFVIRYTIENEMITDMWLIADQMILMEQLGVMPKLTEAPTH, from the coding sequence ATGGATAATCTTAAAAAGAACCGGGAATTTATCCTTCGTTATTTTAATGCCCTCTCGGGGAAGGACAAGACGCGGGAATTATGCGAACAATTTACCAACGATGAAAAGCTTTTGGAGCACATTGCTTTTTTTGAAGGCGCCTTTCCCAAATACGAGCTATTTGTCGAAGAGATGGTCACCGAAGGCAATAAGGTAGTGGTACAGGCCCGTGCGACGGGGGTTCACCAAGGGGCGTTGAACGGTATTCCGCCTACTGGAAAGAAGATGGATCTTCCCTTTGTGATCCGCTACACCATCGAAAATGAAATGATCACGGACATGTGGTTGATCGCCGACCAAATGATTTTGATGGAACAGCTGGGGGTCATGCCCAAGCTTACCGAAGCACCCACCCATTAA
- a CDS encoding transposase: protein MTRRKFTPKFKTKVVLEALKERETAQELAQRFEISPQQVNLWKREFLAQAESVFIKGPKSAKSEAEEKEDHLLKVIGKQKVELDFLKNALR, encoded by the coding sequence ATGACACGAAGAAAATTCACACCCAAATTCAAGACAAAGGTAGTTTTGGAGGCTCTTAAAGAGCGTGAAACGGCTCAAGAACTTGCTCAGCGGTTCGAGATATCACCGCAACAGGTAAACCTTTGGAAACGGGAGTTTCTGGCCCAAGCGGAGTCGGTTTTCATAAAAGGCCCGAAATCGGCAAAGAGCGAAGCTGAAGAAAAAGAGGACCATCTTTTAAAGGTGATAGGCAAGCAGAAAGTGGAACTCGATTTTTTAAAGAACGCCTTGCGCTGA